In Candidatus Pantoea floridensis, the genomic window TGATAATAGCGAGCGGTGAGAGCAAGTTGTTTTAAACCGGCCGCATTAGCGGTACCAAAGTTAAGCTGCTTCCCTAATGCCACCACTTGGGTACCTTTGAGTATTTGAATACCGATGCCAGATGCCTGGTTTTTCCCGGCAGTGAGAGCAAGAACACCCGCCGGGCCTGCAGACGTACCTTCCAGCGACAGTTTAATCTTGGTTTTTGCATCGCAATTAAGATCAATCGTAAAGTCTTTCGGCTTAGCGGTTGTCCCTTTACCTTTAAAATCTGAGATGACCGCATTATCAAGTTTCACGTTAACGGTTTTAGTCATCAGCGTGCAGGCTACGGGGATAATAGTATTCGTACCTGTCAGCGCCAACGTAGTGCGATATTTTGGTTCGGGTTCAGCATAAAAATAGGCGAGCGTACCGGTGGTTAAATCGCCCGCACCGACACTCCCGGTGGATAATTTTATTAATGTAGCGCTTAACGGATCGGGCATTGAAAGAGAGGCATTTGCGGCCATAGGTTTGCTAAACGGAACATTGTTAAGTGACTGGTGAATTTCTATGCCTATTCCGGGAATATTGGTTTCATAAATCGTATTTCCAAAGCTGCTGGCGCGAGTAAATAGCACCGGTACGCCTCTATAATTCCAGGCTTGAGTGCAACGAAACAGCGTGGATCCGCCGCTAATTTGCCCCGTAAACGCTGAGGTGATAAAAGCGCCTGCTGGATAATCGCGTTGTACAATGACATTGCCAAAACTGATATTACTAATGATCTCTTTCCCTGCCACTCCCCATGCGCAAGCTGCGGATACCGTATGGGATACCCAGAAGAGTGAGCAGATGATTAACCCTAATAAGAATGTATTTTTATTGTTAGGGAGCATGGTTATTCCTTATTTACAGCGCGCAACAGCATGCTTAATTGCGCTGTTTTGCTGTTTATCTAAGGGCAAAGTAAAATCTGCCTGGCATTGTTGCGTGGCTCCATTCCCCCATTTCACCTCCAGCACGCCACGTTGTGCTACGCCGCTCAGATACACCTGACCACCCTCGCCAACAATACTGCTGTTGTCGTTGTCACCAAGAATATGCGCCGAGGCACCAAATGGCACCAGGCCGTCATGGCGTGTCAGAGTGATTAACGCTCGGCTGCCGACGCGGGTTTTAAACTCTGCCAATACCAGCGCGCCTTTCGTCGGAACCACGGTTGCCGTGGCGCTATCAATATCGAGTTCTTCGCCATAGGTATTGGTATCAAGCGCTACGCGGTTATAGCGATACGGAGTGGCGTAGGGGATAACGGCGTAGCCGCGCCAGTCCGTTTTTACGCCGGTATTGTTTTGTACACTCACGCCACTGGCTCCCGGTGCGCGTACCACGATAGCGCTGTCGCCAATGGCTTGTCCTAACGTTACTCCGTACGGATGCGCGACGATTGAGCCCTGCGCACCGTAGTTCACCTGACGTGAGTTACGGCTGTAGTTGTAGCCTGCATCTATTTCGCCAACGCTCGCTTTGTAAGTCGCATTTACATCACCGCCATATCCCTGGCCGCGACGATCGTAATTCTGCTGTACCAGATAATTCAGGTTG contains:
- a CDS encoding fimbrial protein, which codes for MLPNNKNTFLLGLIICSLFWVSHTVSAACAWGVAGKEIISNISFGNVIVQRDYPAGAFITSAFTGQISGGSTLFRCTQAWNYRGVPVLFTRASSFGNTIYETNIPGIGIEIHQSLNNVPFSKPMAANASLSMPDPLSATLIKLSTGSVGAGDLTTGTLAYFYAEPEPKYRTTLALTGTNTIIPVACTLMTKTVNVKLDNAVISDFKGKGTTAKPKDFTIDLNCDAKTKIKLSLEGTSAGPAGVLALTAGKNQASGIGIQILKGTQVVALGKQLNFGTANAAGLKQLALTARYYQTAANIESGTANTTATFTMTYN